The Halococcus saccharolyticus DSM 5350 genome window below encodes:
- a CDS encoding winged helix-turn-helix domain-containing protein, producing the protein MSLLETEVPITDVITTGPEKAKALENDVRAKILDMLADEEMTIEAINTELERRGEEKAKTTVRHHVNVLKDAGMVQLSRLEEAGGGTQKFYKSNTRVFSYELPESAETTLNDAGGTARKGMTELIEQLYADHGEEIEAAASEMKPCEYCETQHYEEFIVRELVNRALTELSEDGDLDALLSSSI; encoded by the coding sequence ATGAGTCTCCTCGAAACCGAGGTCCCAATCACCGACGTTATCACAACTGGCCCGGAAAAAGCGAAGGCGCTCGAAAACGATGTCCGCGCGAAAATCCTCGATATGCTCGCCGACGAGGAGATGACCATCGAAGCGATCAACACGGAACTCGAACGGCGTGGCGAGGAGAAAGCAAAGACGACTGTCCGTCACCACGTGAACGTGCTCAAAGACGCTGGGATGGTCCAGCTGTCGCGGCTCGAAGAGGCCGGCGGGGGGACACAGAAGTTCTACAAATCGAACACCCGAGTGTTCTCTTACGAACTCCCCGAAAGCGCCGAAACGACCCTCAACGATGCCGGAGGAACGGCCCGGAAAGGGATGACCGAACTAATCGAACAACTGTACGCTGATCATGGCGAGGAGATCGAAGCGGCTGCGAGCGAAATGAAGCCCTGTGAGTACTGCGAAACCCAACACTACGAGGAGTTCATCGTCCGGGAGCTAGTGAACCGTGCACTGACTGAATTGAGCGAAGACGGCGATCTTGATGCGTTGCTAAGTTCATCGATTTGA